A segment of the Symmachiella macrocystis genome:
GACGCTGTTCAGCGATCCGGTTTTCGTCGAGCCATCGTCGGGGCCGGAACCGTTGCCGCAGCGGCCGGTGGTCGTGGGGTCGGGGCCGGCTGGATTGTTGGCCGGGTATTATTTGGCGCAGCGAGGCTATTGCCCGATCATTTTAGAACGGGGTCAAGCGGTCAAACCGCGCGTGAAAGCGATTCGCGATTTCGATTCCGGCGGCGCATTTGATCGCGAGAACAATTACCTGTTCGGCGAAGGGGGAGCGGGGACATTCAGCGACGGCAAACTGACCTGTCGCATGACCGGGCCGGATGTGGATTGGGTGTTGGAGCAACTTGTCGAGTGCGGCGGCAAACCGTCGATCCGCTACGAACACCGCCCGCACCTGGGGAGCAACCGGCTGCCGATGCTGGTGCGGAACTTTCGTCGCAAGATCGAAGCCCTGGGAGGCGAATATCGTTTCGGTTGCCAGATGGAGGGGCTGGATATCAACGACGGTGTTGTCCGCGGCCTGCAAACTTCGAGCGGCTACTTAACAACGCGGGCAGTCGTGTTGGGCATCGGGCATAGCGCGCGCGATACCTATCGCATGTTGCACGCGTTGGGCGTGCCGATGCGGGCCAAGGCGTTTCAACTGGGGCTGCGAATCGAACAACCGCAGGACCAAATCAATCGTCGCAAATACGGCAAGGAGTCGTACTACGACCTGCTCGGCGCTGCTGACTACAATCTCGTCGCACGCGGCCAAAAGGATTTGTTTACGTTCTGTATGTGCGCGGGCGGCTCGATCATTCCGAGTGTGTCAGAACTGGAGATGTTCTGCACCAACGGCATGAGCAATTCGCGGCACGACACGCCCTTCGCCAACAGCGGTCTGGTCGTCACGCTCGAGCCTGAGGAAATGGGCAGCAGCCATCCGCTGGCCGGTGTCGAAGTGCAGCGTAAGTACGAAGCGATCGCCTATGAGATTGGCCGCCGCGATTATCTCTGTCCGGTGCAATCCGCGGAGGACTTTTTAGCCGACCGTCGCCCTCACGGCCGCCCGCCAGTCTGTTCCTACCAACGCGGCTCTGTCTCGGCCAACCTGTCGGAGGTCCTCCCCCCGGTGATCCTCAAAGCCGTCCGCAGCGGACTGAAGGTGATGGACAAAAAATGGCGCGGCCAATTCCTGAAAAACGCCGTGCTCGTCGGCCCCGAAATGCGCGGCAGCTCTCCCGTACGGATCGACCGTGATCGCGAGAGTTACCAAACCCCAGGCATCGCCGGCCTCTACCCCGCCGGCGAGGGCGCGGGGTACGCCGGTGGAATCATCAGCGCTGCCGTCGATGGATTGCGATGTGCGAAAGCGATTGTGTCGCAGTTTGCGGTCTTGGAGAAGTGATTTTTTGTTTGTATGCTAGGAATCACGGTAATTGTGGCTTCTTGTTGGCTGCGCCGTCTCTGGTTGCCTTCTCAATCGCGGAAACCAGAAACAAAAACGATTCTTCGCAATGGATGAGCCCGCGATGAAACGGATCGCTTGTGGTTGCCTTGTCGCGATTTGTGTTTACGAGGTTCTTGCCATTTCGGTCGCAATACATGTTCACCGTAGTAACCAAGCACGCGCGGACTCGGCGGTTGATAACGTACTGCGGATGGCTAACATTCCCAGAACGGATTCCGTCGAACTTGTTGAGCACATTGACACGTATACAAAAGGAATTGCCATTCCTCCAGGTGGCGCCGACGGAACCCGTGAAGTCGTATTGAGAATCCCAGTGGAGGAAGCGAAGAGAATTCTTTCGAGTGCGCCTCCTGATGGATATGGTCGATGGCTGAAGCAGAAGCCTCAAGGCCTTCGCCGATGGAAATCACTTGAGAAGTGGTTTTTGCCACTGCGTAACCATAAGGGTGAACCTCGTTTCGCTCTGATCATCCGCGGGCCGCTCAGCCCAGAGGGAAGAATCTCCAAT
Coding sequences within it:
- a CDS encoding NAD(P)/FAD-dependent oxidoreductase, coding for MSLKITNLRLPVEAPEESLRSAAAELLGVGDDEIRQWRILRKSLDARSRSRMEFVYSTVVDCADETTLLARQSGGEAVTLFSDPVFVEPSSGPEPLPQRPVVVGSGPAGLLAGYYLAQRGYCPIILERGQAVKPRVKAIRDFDSGGAFDRENNYLFGEGGAGTFSDGKLTCRMTGPDVDWVLEQLVECGGKPSIRYEHRPHLGSNRLPMLVRNFRRKIEALGGEYRFGCQMEGLDINDGVVRGLQTSSGYLTTRAVVLGIGHSARDTYRMLHALGVPMRAKAFQLGLRIEQPQDQINRRKYGKESYYDLLGAADYNLVARGQKDLFTFCMCAGGSIIPSVSELEMFCTNGMSNSRHDTPFANSGLVVTLEPEEMGSSHPLAGVEVQRKYEAIAYEIGRRDYLCPVQSAEDFLADRRPHGRPPVCSYQRGSVSANLSEVLPPVILKAVRSGLKVMDKKWRGQFLKNAVLVGPEMRGSSPVRIDRDRESYQTPGIAGLYPAGEGAGYAGGIISAAVDGLRCAKAIVSQFAVLEK